AGACAAGTGGTCTATGAGGGGTGTAAAATAGtagttcttttttatattttaaatggagGACATATCACCTATCAAAGATCAACCATTTTAAGTTTTCTGTATGAAAAAaccaaaaaaatactttttctaactcctcttATATTTTAGTCCAATTCACACACAATTATGCAAGTATCATCTAGGGATGCTCATGACAAAAaagtttatttgtaaaaaataagttAATGGTTAATGGTTAAGTTAATGGTTGATAAGTGCATTAAGCAAACACCAAACAATGTATTGGCTTATATCTTCTAAACTGTTtgataaatcttaatttttatgaTAGATTTTTTTTAGGAATCCTCCAGATGCTAAATATTTTCTTCAGTAAACTCAAGAGTGGAAAGAATACCCAAGATGTAACAAGAGTACTTGGCATTGAAATGACTTTGCCCCTGACAGAAGTTTGgcaatttctgtcattttcttcaGCGATCGCACTTGATAATTGCTGCTTGCGTCTATATTCTTCTATGaattttggggttaaatatgacctggacatttacTCTCATTATGGGATGCAGGATTAAAGTGCATCATCCCAGTTATGTGCAGGATTTCAAAACTCTAAGACACGGCACATTTCACAGTGAGCATGTTCCTTACAGAATGGCATACAACATGTGCTCAACTGTCTGATCCCTGTCTGTTACACCTACAGGGGGCGCCACTGCTCCATATAACCCGTGTTGTAGGAGAGATGGGTGAAGGGTTCATTTGAGGTTCACATGGTTAAGTACACAGGCCGTTTCTAGCATGACCATCTATATGACACCCTATGAGAAGCAAGCGGTGTCAGGACCCTTTAGGTTGCGGATCAGTATTTGGTTCTGGTTCTATGGGGGGCTCATCGCATGGCTCTGGGTCGGGATGCTGCTTGTTTTGCTGTATTTGCTCATGTTCGTCAGGGCAGGGAGAATGCTGTACCTCCTCGTCTTTCTCACGGATCAGCTTCTCCGTCTCGTTGTCAGTGACGCCGGTCACCATTGGAATGGGGAAGTCTGTGCCGCTCTCCCGGGTCAATTTACTGCTCagaaaaacaagcacacacaagtaaatatgtttttttaaatatctctaaAATATGCAGAGGATGAGAATTgtgaatatattatataaaatatataaaacatacgCAATGCCCCCAAAATGCACTGTCCATGAACAGGGTACACACTGCCTTCCAATACATTTTCAAAGCCCCCAAATGTTCTTTGGAGAGAGAATTTTAAgatcatttacattacattattagATTACAACATTATCTATGGTAAACGTATGCATGGATAGTACACATCAATTCAACACCCAAgaaaataatctcattccattttcttcatttttaccCCAATCGGAGTGTTGATTAGATTTGTCAAGCACCAACCATTCAACCCCGTTACCAAAGTAACTCTACGAAAACCTATCTTCATTACTTTGtggaaaatgtttgtttaaaaataactACAAACCAACATTTACTCCCCAACTGTCATATATGACACATTCCAGAGTGTCCCGTAGAGGGTGctagctttattttattttttattttgaagtccTGCTCTTGTTTCCTGTTTTCCTTGTTGATTTGTCCCAAGTGTGTCTTGTTAAAATCTTTAGCCTTTGTGTATGCACATGCCCTCATGCCCTCATGTTCTCTGTGTCTTTGTCGGTTCTTGTCCTCATAAGGCTGTATTGGTTGTGTGTTCCAGTAGTGTTTCTTGTTTACTTGTGTTTTGTTCGAGGCCTTCAGTACAGTCTGCACCTAAATCCTCATCTCCATGTCTCCAGACTCCAATCATTAAAAAGCACAAACCAAACAATGGATCTAACAGTCATGAAATTCCTGTCCTTCCAGCAAGAAACTGACACCATAGAGTTAGATTGGGTAGGCGTTGCTCTAAAAGACATTGTTTGTTTCAGTCTTAATGAGCGATTTAATTGTGTCTGCCAAGAGACAAATGTGAACTCTTCTAATTAGAATACATTGATTATCCTCTCAGGCTTAGCTTCTTCCTTCTGCAATGCAGGGTACAGCATTACCCCCAATATGGCACCCAGCACACCCCCAATATGGCACCCAGCACACCCTCACTGGTGGCAGTAAGCTCTAGGAAGCAAAGGAGAAAGGCATTGGACCTTAATGTGATGACAGAAATGCCTTCTCAACTCATCACGGTCGGCCCGCCAAGACTCCCAATTCTTCCAGCTTTCCTGAGGGTCCTGGAGGTCCCTGCTATGGAGGACCCTCCACTCCCTGCTTCTAAGTCTCTCGTTGCCTTGCCATAGCTTGAGTCTCCTACCTTTTCAGTGCCCTTACATAAGCCCCCTTTGCCTTGACCTCACCGTAGTCCCCTGCTTTGCCACTGCCCTCCCCTGAATCTCCTGCCTTTTCATTGCCCTTGCCTAAGCCCCCTATTGAAATTGCCCTCATCTGAGTCCACCTGCCTTGCCACTATCCTTGCTGGAGATCCCCTGTGGTCTACTGGTTGTCCATCGTCTCCACCTGAGTCCCCTTAGGCTGTCATTGTTTAAATGGTCCCCAGAGCCTCTGCTAGCTCTCCCATGGTCTGTGGCCCAGGACTCTACCCAAGTCTCCTGGTCTGCCGGATCCCCTATGGTCTCCAGGTCCATGTCCTACACCAGAGTCTCCTGATGCACCGGCGCCCCatggtctcccacactgctggcCACAGAGTCCACTCCTTGTCaggtccaattttttttttttcattcttgtgTTGGGCATCAGGAGTCTCCCATTAAAGGTGGcatttgttcttttaaaaatatgttattttgtaAATGAAAGTAGATGTTAGGTGGAATGACAGCCCCAGCCCCCATTCATCTTCGTTTAATTTTTGTTGCAAAATTGCAAGCCTTTCAAAATAAAGCAGATCgtttaatatttagatttatcTCCTGACATGGACAAATGTTTTTAAGGTTAAGCTGAACATCTATTGAAAAACGTACCCTTTTTTGTACCCTATTTTTGGAAAATGCCAAAAATATTTTGAACAAAAGCACACTTTCacatataaaacatttcacaaaaagaagctTGTGAGGttgaaaatgataaaacaattgaCGTATAGTTGAGAATTAAAATCCAATTAAAAATATCCAAGACACCAGTTGATTAAAAATCATTAAGCAAAAATGAAAAGGAAAgtcagttctgagaaaagctccagCAGCATTGGAGTGCAGATCACACTTGATTTCCAATTGAACCCAATcccattttggggccactgtatattcctaaaaaaaagcattttggcAGACAGTGAGAACACAGGTTCTGTGAATCAGTGCTGCCTACTTGCGGTTGCGCTCCTTCACCACCATGCGTGTCATGCTCTGAATACAGTGCGCTCTGTAGTTCTCATAGTGAGTTTCCCGTGTCACATCCTTCAGATCCTGCATGTGTGTTCGTACCAGCATATTCCTCAACTTCACAAAGTCACAGTGTGCCGGATTCTCCACTGTacaacaaacacgcacacacacacagtttacagATGTTCTAGAATATAGTAGGAAACGGCTATCTGTATTAGAGGTCAACTGATATgtcggttttaccaattaatcactACCGTTAGttgttttttggaactattgaTTAATGGCAAAAATATATGCCAAGAGTTGCCGACAGTAACAGTGACCTCTAACGGAAAATAAAATCAATCTCTGACTGGCAACATTCCTCCATGTTTTTATCCACACTTCACGATAAATTTGGTTACTTTGATGACATAAATCAAATGTGAAATCTTCATTGCTTTTTAGTTATTACTGAGCTttaggctgcacaattaattgcatctgggattttatttattttggcctcTTATGGCCTCCATGTCTTTGCTGGTCATATTAAGGAAAGACAAAGGCTCATACCTTCTACAATTCCCCAGGGGTACAGACGGCCTCGAACCCTCTTGCCTTTCGCCTCCACTACTGTGTTACTGCCAATCACAGCGAAGGGAATGCTGTCCTACAGGAGGAAGAGAGACCAGGAATAATAAAACAAGTCGTTTTTATAAAACGTAGTTCCCATAAATAGGGTGCAAAATATGTCTATAAACTCTTAAGATTCAATCTCAACAAATGATCAAAAAGGAGGTGCTTAAACTTCAAAACAGGATCGTAACAGGGTGGGACATGGTTATATAGGACATTTTgatcattaaaatgaatgttagaTCATATTATAACATATCGAATTGTCTTTAATCGAACATGGGACATCTATTTGTTCCCTATTTCTGTACACGTGTCCTTGTTATATTATATTCGAGTTTGATCAATTTGAACAGCAGCTCTGAATATGATGTGTGAACCTTGAGCTCCTGGTCTTGTTGTTTGAAGTCCTCATCTTCATCCGAATCACAGTCTGGAAACTGATAGATCTTGATCCCGTACTGCTCGATCTCTTCTCGAATCTGTGTTGAGCAGGAAGGATTTGAAAgtgaaatatacacacacacacacacacacgcgcgcacacacacgcgcacgcgcacgcaccacacacacacacacacgcgcacacgcacacacacacatacacggctTGGTCACTCAAGTACTCGCCTTGATCTTCTTCTTCTTGACTTCAGTCGGGGTGAGTGTGTCCGCTTTAGCTAGCACAGGAACGATGTTGACCTTCTCGTGGAGAGCTTTCATGAACTCCACATCCAGAGGCCTCAAACTGACCCAAACACACAGTGACAGCCGTCAATACACACGATACCAACCACACAAAGAGAAATTGCCATTGTCATCATCGCTGTTCCATAGCACACTTTCCATGTACACATGGGTTAATTCACACTAAAACTGCTCTTTGACTCGACTTGATTTCTGTTTAAAGATGAAGGTCATGTTTGAGACCGCTGTAATGACACAGATCTTCCAGCAGAGGTCACAGATACATCATTGATCATATTGTATTGTAGTGATATATGGGACAATGTCTAGAATAGATAAAGCATCACTAACAGAGTGTGTATGAATGAAAACACATTATATATGTAGTAAGACAAAGAGAGccataaacacatacagtatatccaaAGCTAGAGCAATgactaaatatttgaatatttattgttgctAATTTTATAAATTCATCATTTGAATGTGGTGGAATCACTGTAGATGCATATATTCACATTATAAAATCACTAGAAATGCACCGATATGAACATTTAAAAGAGAGCCACAACGACagataaataaatgatatatacagaaaaaaataaaaaataaattgtacttaaacattttttttatgcatgtactgtatataataaaacattaatatgCATTTAATTCATTGGAACTGTCAaccacttataaaaaaaaaaaaaagaagcaaagttTGAACTAAAAAAGCAAAGTTTGAAATTCGGTATTATATAAGTGTAATGGATAATGCTGTCCAGACCACTAGATGCGCTGAATTCagacaatatttaaaaatgcagttttttaAGGTTTAGTAACTGCACAAGGCCATATAGCAATTTCAGTTTTAATTCAATCAATCGTGCAGCattgatgtactgtatatcacAGCGATGTCTGCTGGTTTAtaagtgttttggatggtttccctcatcatgtatcCTATAGGTAAGTGCCACTTTTTCAACTGTCGAGTCTGTTTATGGCGGTTTGTCCAGATTAACTTGaaagaatacaaattaaatattacacgttcttaggagtgccaacccccACTTGAATTTACAGAGTTTTtacaaaatgtgttattaatgaattataaataaataaaaaaggacataaaatatttatttaagtcgTTATAATATTGATTTAAACGGTTTTACTAGCTCACTTGTAGAGATCAGAGTGATACGAGAAGTATGAAAGATGTGATATCACTTTATCCCTGGATGTGCAGCCATTATTCAGAAatataccacaggtctgttgaatacttgattctgattggttcacagacgttctaaggtgtgcaattattttttaattaaacgcACGtctataaagtagttccaggtcttgaccgtataacggttccatatcacttcaccaaattaattcagccctacaggctaccaacaaaataacaatataaacaaaGTCATTGGTTCAAGTAAATCAGTTAAGAATGTCAAACAATTTCTAAAATATccaacatttatttcaattttgtttaaaaagtgcCCTTGCCTTTTTTCCgtaataacttttaatgtttcaatatatttcgccctaatcagcctcacatagctgTAGTGTAAAACACCACGGTACCCCCCACCCCCATTTCACACACACtagcgcgcgcgcacacacacgcgggCGCACACAAAGGCGTACACGCGCACGCGCAGACACACAGCGAGAGAGAGAAGCAGCGCTGACGTGATGTTTTCTAATTAGCagcgaaggcttgagctgtattaaaGCAAGATACACTTGGACAATACAACAGGTTCTATATTATCTGAGATATCTGTGGGAAAAACAATCGAGGACACACATTATACCCGTAACGCACACACTTGAGGCACAAACATACTCGTGAGACTAAAACATTCATGTCAGCGCACTCCTGCATCTCAGTAGGGATGACAATTTTTTGTTAAGGTTTATAACGGGAATATACCGATTTTGAATGTGATGCGATGTTACTTCTGAGGAGAGCTGCAACgaaaaaggtaatcccagaagtAATCGCTCTCATTTTCTGAGTTTCTCGCTTCCGATCAGTCAAATAAgaactcacacacatgcacaaacgcatTCCTCCAGTAAGTCCTCGAGAGCGCGAgcatccgttgctagttctaacgtgACATTTTCGAATTAGCAACGAAAGCTCACCGCTGTATTAAAACAAGATGCTGAATATGaggcggaagaaagtagttccactcacaagagcgtttagggacaaaacgaatcggttactaacgtaacctcggttctctctagatgagggaacgagtattgcgtaagctagcttacgctacgggaaagattcatcttttctgagatattgaagccaaaaaattatccttaattttgtatccattgtcaatgcagtgcggcagctgcagaccttgagcgggctagctagcgagctcattggttgctctgcggcaactgctgcagcctatagacgagcttgggcgaactcgcatccaatgagaggcgtccgcgcgctcactgcatcaaagcccgccaaaaagggcgtgactagagtgcatataagcgtagttcgtaggctggaaccctggttttcattgaatgaagcgaaaaatcgctcgtggcacgagcacggccggttacgcaatactcgttccctcatctagagagaaccgaggttacattagtaacgattcgttctcttacgagaggttctctcgtattgcgtaagctagcttacgctacgggaaccctttgtcaacgccgtgcgcgccaagcatccactgcatgagccccagggaattaagggggacccgggggagcccttgtgagtggggaattaatatttggccggcaagagtgcgggccagtgtgtgtgtagtacataagcacatagagagagcggcggtgccggtctgtgtggactgtgtcccattaatgcagctcaccaggggagctgtagcgtattaaaccgctagcaatttagcctgcagagcgggtacttccagattgtaaaatctgacaaaggtggagggggaagcccagcccgctgccacacatatgtcgtgaatggaaatcccgctggaccatgcccacgaggaggccatgcctctagtggagtgagccttaatgcctagcgggcatggtaggtcttttgacgcgtacacggcagcaatagcgtccactatccatctggacagtgtctgtttcgaggcggcgagacctttggcgcgccctccgaacgaaacgaaaagctgctcggagcttctgaaagatgcagagcgcgcagtatacaatctcagtgctctgactgggcaaaggagattggcgtcgcgttcgctatcagatgctggtagcgccgacaaggaaatgatctgtgctctgaaaggagtaccgaccaccttggggacgtagccgtgtctaggctttaaaatgaccttggagtcacttggtccaaactcaagacacgcagcgctgacagatagcgcgtgaaggtctcccacccgtttaactgatgatagggcagttagaaaaacggttttaagtgagaggtgtttcacatccacggattgaagcggttcgaaaggggggggctttcatagcttcgagaactatagaaaggtcccagataggaaccgatggggggtgcggagggttcatccttctagctcccctgaggaagcggatgaccagctcatttttaccctgtgactggccgtgcaggggttcagcgaacgctgcgacggccgccacgtacactttgagcgtggatggggatctgcccttatccagcagctcttgtaaaaacacgagcagcggtgacaccccacatgtccgtgggtccaggtctctgtcggtgcaccattttgaaaacacagaccattttgacgcatagagtcttctcgtggagggggctctagcgtgtatgatggtgttta
The sequence above is a segment of the Xyrauchen texanus isolate HMW12.3.18 chromosome 38, RBS_HiC_50CHRs, whole genome shotgun sequence genome. Coding sequences within it:
- the septin4b gene encoding septin 4b isoform X5; this encodes MVAGESGLGKSTLVNSLFLTDLYKDRKLLNAEERITQTVEITKHTVDIEEKGVKLKLTIVDTPGFGDAVNNTECWKSVADYIDQQFEQYFRDESGLNRKNIQDNRVHCCLYFISPFGHGLRPLDVEFMKALHEKVNIVPVLAKADTLTPTEVKKKKIKIREEIEQYGIKIYQFPDCDSDEDEDFKQQDQELKDSIPFAVIGSNTVVEAKGKRVRGRLYPWGIVEVENPAHCDFVKLRNMLVRTHMQDLKDVTRETHYENYRAHCIQSMTRMVVKERNRNKLTRESGTDFPIPMVTGVTDNETEKLIREKDEELRRMQEMLQKIQEQMHTQKEAY
- the septin4b gene encoding septin 4b isoform X4 → MASNSEVNSDSKDQDKEYVGFATLPNQVHRKSVKKGFDFTLMVAGESGLGKSTLVNSLFLTDLYKDRKLLNAEERITQTVEITKHTVDIEEKGVKLKLTIVDTPGFGDAVNNTECWKSVADYIDQQFEQYFRDESGLNRKNIQDNRVHCCLYFISPFGHGLRPLDVEFMKALHEKVNIVPVLAKADTLTPTEVKKKKIKIREEIEQYGIKIYQFPDCDSDEDEDFKQQDQELKDSIPFAVIGSNTVVEAKGKRVRGRLYPWGIVEVENPAHCDFVKLRNMLVRTHMQDLKDVTRETHYENYRAHCIQSMTRMVVKERNRNKLTRESGTDFPIPMVTGVTDNETEKLIREKDEELRRMQEMLQKIQEQMHTQKEAY